GCGGCGACGCCCATCGTGGTGCTGGTCATGACGCTGGTCGCGGCGGTCTTCCTCTGGCTGCCCCTGATGGCCACCGCGTCGGAGGTCCGCTTCAAGGGCCTGATGTGCGTCACGATCTTCGCCTGGCCGATAGCGATCCTTCAGCAAGTGCTCAACTACGTCGTGCTGTCGATCAGGGGCGTGGACAGCGTACAGTCCGTGCAGGACATGCAGGTCTCGCTCGGGCTCGACCTGCTGCTCTCGGCGGATGCCCAGGTTAGCACCTTCGTCCGCACGTTGCTCCAGGGCATCGGGCCGCTCCAGGTCTGGTCGGTCGTCATCGTGGCGTCCGGGCTGATGGCGCTCGAGAAGGTCTCGAGCGGGAAGGCCTGGACGGCGGCGACAGTCTCCTACCTCGCGGTGCTGGTCGTCTCGGCCGGGGTGGCGGCGATGTTCACCTAGAAGTTGAATAACGAAAGACGTTGAAGGTTGAAAAGAAAAAAGGCGTTGAAGGGTCGGAGGCGAGTGCCTCAACTCTTCAACGCCCTTTTCCCTTCAACCGTCCTAGCGCGTCCGCAAATCCACACTCGCGTACAAGTACCGGCCGTTGTACCCGAACGGTGACGCTGCGGCCCACGGGAACGTGCCGAAGTTGTTGTTGTATTCCTTCACCGTGC
The sequence above is a segment of the Gemmatimonadales bacterium genome. Coding sequences within it:
- a CDS encoding YIP1 family protein, yielding MTSADPSPAAPKHTPVVTDLMRLIRAPFAPTGVFEEQRDTPTFWMPWLLVSIAFAAVSVLLSPFQVQAMKIAAEAGGRPLPPGFEKFALIGVAATPIVVLVMTLVAAVFLWLPLMATASEVRFKGLMCVTIFAWPIAILQQVLNYVVLSIRGVDSVQSVQDMQVSLGLDLLLSADAQVSTFVRTLLQGIGPLQVWSVVIVASGLMALEKVSSGKAWTAATVSYLAVLVVSAGVAAMFT